GCCTAGTCTCCACCTACTCCAAGCCGGCGCTCGAGCTGTGGCTCAATCACCACGTCGATTACGGCAAAAAGCTGGCCGAACTGGTGATCAAGCAGGCGCAATCGCGTCTGCGCTCGTTGCAGAAAGTGGAAAAGAAAAAGTCGTCGGGCGTGGCGGTTTTGCCGGGCAAGCTGACCGACTGCGAATCGACCGATGTCACCCGCACCGAATTGTTCCTGGTCGAGGGTGACTCGGCCGGCGGTTCGGCCAAGATGGGCCGCGACAAGGAATTCCAGGCCATCCTGCCGCTGCGCGGCAAGGTACTGAACTCGTGGGAAACCGACCGTGACCGCCTGTTCGCCAACAACGAGATCCACGATATCTCGGTGGCGATCGGCGTCGATCCGCACAATGCCACCGATACCCCGGACCTGTCCGGTCTGCGCTACGGCAAAATCTGCATTCTTTCGGACGCGGACGTCGACGGCTCGCACATCCAGGTACTGCTGCTCACGCTGTTCTTCAAGCACTTCCCGGGCCTGATCGCCAACGGCAATATCTGCATCGCCCGCCCGCCTTTGTACCGCGTCGATGCGCCGGCGCGCGGCAAGAAGCCGATCCAGAAGCTGTATGCGCTCGACGCCGGCGAACTGGTGGCGATCGAGGACAAGCTGCGCAAGGACGGCTTGAAAGAAGGCGCCTGGTCGATCTCGCGCTTCAAGGGCCTGGGCGAGATGAACGCCGAGCAGTTGTGGGAAACCACGATGAACCCGGACACGCGCCGGCTGTTGCCAGTCGCCCTGGGCGAGTACGAGCACGGCGCCTCGGCCGCGCGTTTCAATATGCTGATGGGTAAAGGCGAAGCCGCCGCCCGCCGCGCCTGGATCGAAGAACACGGCAACGAAGCCGAAGCAGACATCTAATACGAACCACTATGACTCAAGCAAATCTCTTTGACGAATCGCTGCCGGACCCGGACGGCGCCCTGCCGCCGGGCGGCCCCACCGACGGCGGCGAAACCCTGACCCTGTCCACGTTTGCCGAACGCGCCTACCTCGATTACGCCATCTCGGTGGTCAAGGGCCGCGCCCTGCCCGACGTGTGCGACGGCCAGAAGCCGGTGCAGCGCCGCATCCTGTATGCGATGAACGAAATGGGACTGAACTCCACCGCCAAGCCGCGCAAATCGGCGACGGTGGTCGGCGACGTGCTCGGTAAATTGCACCCGCACGGCGACCAGTCGGTGTACGACGCCATGGTGCGCATGGCCCAGGATTTTTCCTTGCGCTATCCGCTGGTCGATGGCCAGGGCAACTTCGGTTCGCGCGACGGCGACGGCGCCGCTGCCATGCGCTACACCGAAGCGCGTTTGACGCCGATCGCCAAGGTGCTGATGGACGAGATCAATCTCGGCACCGTCGATTTCCAGGCCAACTACGACGGCTCCACCGAGGAACCGAGCCTGCTGCCGGCACGCCTGCCCATGGTGCTGCTCAACGGCGCCTCCGGTATCGCGGTCGGCCTGGCCACCGAGATCCCGTCGCACAACCTGACCGAAGTGGCGCAGGCGGCGGTGGCGATGATCAGGAATCCGAAAATTTCGCACGCCGAGTTGATGGCGCTGATCCCGGGGCCCGACTTCCCGGGCGGCGGCCAGATCATCACGACGGCCACGCAGATCAGCGATATGTACTCGTCCGGTCGCGGCAGCATGAAGGTGCGCGCACGCTGGAAGATCGAAGAACTGGCGCGCGGCCAGTGGCAGGCGGTCGTCAACGAACTGCCGCCCGGTACCTCGTCGCAAAAGGTGCTCGAGGAAATCGAGGAGCTGACCAATCCCAAGGTCAAGCTGGGCAAGAAGGCGCTGTCGCCGGAACAGCTGGCGCTCAAGTCCCTGATCCTCAATTCGCTCGACACCATCCGCGACGAATCGGGCCGCGCCGCGCCGGTGCGCCTGGTGTTCGAGCCGAAATCGAAGAACCAGGACCAGACCGAATTCATGCTGATGCTGCTCGCGCACACGTCGCTCGAGTCGTCGGCATCGATCAACCTGGTGATGATCGGCGGCGATGGCCGGCCGCGCCAGAAAGGGTTGACCGAGATTTTGCAGGAGTGGATCGAGTTCCGCTTCGCCACGGTCACCCGCCGCTCGCAATTCAAGCTGGGCAAGGTCGATGCGCGCATCCATATCCTCGAAGGCCGCGAGACGATTCTGCTCAATATCGATGAAGTGATCCACATCATCCGCAATTCGGACGAGCCGAAGTCCGCGCTGATGGAGCGCTTCCGC
This is a stretch of genomic DNA from Duganella zoogloeoides. It encodes these proteins:
- the parC gene encoding DNA topoisomerase IV subunit A, translating into MTQANLFDESLPDPDGALPPGGPTDGGETLTLSTFAERAYLDYAISVVKGRALPDVCDGQKPVQRRILYAMNEMGLNSTAKPRKSATVVGDVLGKLHPHGDQSVYDAMVRMAQDFSLRYPLVDGQGNFGSRDGDGAAAMRYTEARLTPIAKVLMDEINLGTVDFQANYDGSTEEPSLLPARLPMVLLNGASGIAVGLATEIPSHNLTEVAQAAVAMIRNPKISHAELMALIPGPDFPGGGQIITTATQISDMYSSGRGSMKVRARWKIEELARGQWQAVVNELPPGTSSQKVLEEIEELTNPKVKLGKKALSPEQLALKSLILNSLDTIRDESGRAAPVRLVFEPKSKNQDQTEFMLMLLAHTSLESSASINLVMIGGDGRPRQKGLTEILQEWIEFRFATVTRRSQFKLGKVDARIHILEGRETILLNIDEVIHIIRNSDEPKSALMERFRLSEIQAEDILEIRLRQLARLEAIKIQQELAELRKEKGTLQDLLDNPSSMKRLIIKEIENDAKTYGDARRTVIEEAQKAVVEQKVVDEPVTVIISEKGWIRARTGVGHDAGQFTFKAGDALYGAFECRTVDNLLAFGSNGKVYSVPVAALPNARGDGVPVTTLIDLATGARILHYFAGSGATQLMLTTSAGFGFIAKAADMVSRIRGGKSFITLDEGDVPLPPSVVGPEASAVAALSANARVLVFGLDEMKVLTNGGRGVIVMELEDKETLVSAKPISQKGVIVSGIGRGAKPQDVRLSASGLAEHIGKRARKGKALATKIKPSGLTPIV